CTTCTTTCTCAATGCGATGAAGGATATATCCGGTCATTCTGTCTTTTTCTTTTTTCCACCCTTTGCTTCTGTACAGATAAGCTTTCGTTTGTTTTTTCCAATCGGGATACATGGCAAGCTCATAATAAATATGCCATAAAATCTGATTTTCATCTAAGTCCCTGTCCAAAAAAGCCGCCAGCGGAAGATATAATATGCCCTTGGACGGATTTAACAAAAATCTTTCAAGCTTTGGATCAGGCATATACATCAGACTGGAATCCCCTGTAAACGTAGCTAACGAACGCTGCTCTCTCTGCAAAAAGGATTCCACATGTTTTGTTGACTCTTCTATCAGCTTCTGTTCATCATAATTAGGCAAGCCCCTTCCCTCCTACTGATATAACGGCAGATCCCACAAAGCTTCCGGGGTATCGATTCTATTAATATTTAGTGTGCATAATTCTCCTTCTACCCCCATCAGCAAATACTTTGATGGATAAAGCTTCAGCACATCGGTAAAAAAGGCCCCTTCCAGCATTGAATCTTTATTGATATGCCATTTTCCAAAATTTTCTTCCAGCAAATATATCATTCCGTCTTCGCTTAATATTACGGCTGTTCCTTTTGAAGACTCTGCATCAAAAAGATTCCCTTTAAGAAAATTTCCTTCATCAAGAATGTTTCTATCCGCCCCGTCAAGAGAAATGATATGAAGCTTACCATGATTCCCTATGGACAAAAGAGTATCCTTCTGACCCTTTTCATTTTCGAGACAATGGATTTTGCGTATTTCGCAATCTGGAATTTTAATTTCATTTACGATAGAAAAATGATTATATTTCTGTTTTATAAAATATATTTCTCCTGTTTTGGTGCCGACGGCAAAATCATCCGCTCCTGTTTTCTCCATTCCATTTATGTTTGAAATAGGAAGAGAAGCGTCTTTATGAAGTATCAGGCGGTATTCTTCTTTTTCTTTAACTATTTCCAGCAAAACCAGCTCTTCCTGCTCTTTTTCCGCGGCTATCAAATTATGGCTTATTGACAGGCATTGGCCAAACCAGCTCATTCCTGTTTCTGTCTTTATCTTTTTTATATGCATCTCCCCGCTTCCATTGGGGATTTGTTTAAAGTTGCTGCATGATAATAAATAGCAGCCGCCTTTGCTTCCAAAAAGCAGAATTTCATTCTTATTCAGCCTGTGAAAGGCCGATATCTTTTCTTTAATATCTTTAATGGGCAGACCCCATTCCTCCTGAATCCTTTCCTTGCCGGAAGGTTCCGTTCTTTTACTGATCTGAAAAAACTGCAATGCACAATCTGTACTTCCAGCAACAAACATATCCTGGGAAAGCCTTAAAACACTTTGAAAAAATCCTTCAAAGCCACAGGCTCCCAGCTTTGTTATAGATTCTGTTTTTATGGCATCCTTTGAATTTCCTGCATATGCCCTGTAATGGGGAATCATCTCCGTAAGAAGCTTTTCCTCCTTAGCGGAAAGCACTTCAAGGCATTTTTCAAAATCATCTTCTAAAATTCCTGTTTCCAGAATTTTATTTAGTTTTTGCCTTAAGTCTTTTACCTGCATTTTAAAATTTTCCTCATCAACCGATAAATTCAGCTTCATTTTAGCCTCCATGATTCTCCAAATGCTCAAGGAGAGCTTTTGAATGTTCCAAATGGGATAATTTCTGATCCAGCAGCTGATATTTTTTTGCATCAATCCTCAGCGTATCTTCCAGGTCCGCTTGAAAAATGTTCTTTAATTCTTCCGGTATATTTTTTCTTTGGGTACCCTTTCCAAAAAGCATATGAACTACATCCAAATGGCTCAAGGTCTGGGTTTTGGGGCGAACATAGCGATAAGGGCGGGTTCTGATTTCGTCGTAAGTGGTGATTGATTCTCCTATGCCTTTGGTTTCAATCTTCCAGCCTTCCTCTGCCGGAAAAAAGCCAAAGCGCACTGCCTGGGAAAGAATATAATTCTGATCGTCGGAATAAGTGATAGAGCTTATAAATCCGTCCCACAGGGCCTTGCTTAAATCCTTTTCTTCTCCTTGATTCCAATTGTCCAAAACATGCAGAATATTTCTTATGGACAATACGGATTCTCTAAGCTCCAGCTCCTCACCGGAAAAATCCTTTTGCTCTTCATCCTTCCATTTGCCCATAAATACATTTTGGGTAACACGGCAAAGCTGAGAAAACCGAAACAGCTCTTCAAGGGTCCGTTTGGGATTAGGTATTTGAATTGTTCCGTTAGCACTCGAAAGCCTTGCAATAATAACTCTGAAAAGTTCGTTTTTTTTCGGGTCTGCCTGTTCTTCCATAGAGCCTTTGGTATTCTGGGAAACGTAATTATATTCTATAGTTACAAACCGGGATTTAAACGCAGGGTTAAGTTCGTTTGTGCCTTCATAATTAACCATCTGGGTAGATAGATTTCCTGTTCCTATCAATGCAAACCCCGGCTTAATCAATACAGGACCTACCCCTGTAATATAAGCCGTACCCCCTGCATGGCGCTGCAGTATATCGTTTAATGCAATGAGATTCTGCATCGCGATGGTGTTAATCTCGTCAATAATTACAGGCCGGCCTTCTTTTACCGCGATCAATATTTCCTTCTCAATTTTCTTGATTTCCGTACCGAAAGCACTGTTGCTTGCAACCAATAAATCGGAGAAGCTGTTCCATATCTGTATTTTAAGCTGAAGCTTTTCTTCTTCCGTCATCTGCTGAAGCTTTTCTTCGTTTTCATGCAGCCACTGATAAAAATCTCCGATGATCATATCCAGATAATCATGATAGGATTTCTGAGAAAAGCTATGTTTGAGGGTCAGTGTCTTCTCCACAAACATATCTTCATAGGTCAGATTGTGAGAACCGGATATAAAGAGCGGCTGCAAAGACTCTATCTCTTCTTGCCTTCCATTTGTCAGTATTTCCTTATAATGCTGCTTTCGCTGTGTATTTATCTCCTTGAATTTTTCAATAGCCTCTTGTTCCCCGGCCTTTGGATTGGCGCAATACCATTTCTCCATTTGATCTTCAAGTTCTGCTTGAATTTTATTTTGTATTGAAAAATCCATGGCGGCTTCCGTGGCAAGCTGGGTCTTTCCGCTTCCTAAATGCCCTACAATATATACCGGCATTCCATGATTTAAAGAATCTATTACCTTTTCCTTTGCTTCCATTACATAAGGAACCGTTACTAAGCGCTGCTGATGCTGGGTTTCTATATCGCTCAGCAATTGACGGGTATGATAAAATTCCCATGCTTCGGCAGAGCCGTCCAAAAGCTTTTCTATCTCTTTTCTTAGGTGCTCTATACGGTCAACCCTGTATCTCGTAGCGGAATTGCTTCTATGATGGGAATAATTATTGCTCTCATAACTAACCCGCCTTTCCCATTTAAGAAAAAAAGTCTCGTACTCAATCAGATTTTCAATTTCCTCTATTGTCAAACCCTGATTTGCTGTTTCCTTTTCAACATAGGCCCTGTATTTTTCAAAATATTCAATGTCTGTATTTTCATCCGCCGCAGAGCTTTCGCTTATCTGTTCAAATCTTCTAAAGGCCTTGAAAAAGCCTCCTTGCCCGTCTGTAATTTTATTGTGCTCATCCTCTAATAACTGTGAAGATTCCTTTCGCAGCTGCTTTTCATACTGCTCCTGCATGGCTTCAATTGAGGGAATACAGCGCGGCTCAATGTCGTGTTTATCCTTCATGAAAAATTCCCCTTTGCACGATATTTATAGTCAAATAAATTCAAGCTTGTTTTAAAATCCATGAACAATGCATTTTTAAAAGTTTCAAAACATGCTCTATGACTGATATAGAACTTTTAGAACCCTTCTTAAATGGAATCTGTACATTTTTTAATTTGACTGGCTATAAATTAAAATCCCGGCTTTTAAAAAACCGGGATTTTAACCTTTTTATCTAATTTTACAACTTTGGTTAATTTATAAAACCCCATGTTCTTTCAGCATTACCTCAATGTCCGTTCCTGCTAACTGCTTCATAATCTTGCGTTTTGTAAGAGGAGGCAGGTTGAGCTTCGGTTTTTCTCCGTCAAGCAGACATATGGCTGCGCTGAGAAGATAACGAATATCGTAACGGGAACCAAATACTTCGGGAACACCCTTTTCCACTCCGGTTAAAACATATACGGCTTCCATAGCTGTACGTCCGGAATATTCAATGGTAAATACTGTATCGCGGCCGGGATCATCCAATGTTTCAGCGAACTGTCCAAGGAAAGCAAAGTTTACTGCATTCCTAGGCACTACATAAGGACGGTCACCAGATTCACGGGGCATAAATTGAGAAGTTATGAATGGCATCATTACTGGGATAGCTGTACATGTATTGGCTAACTCCTCTATTTCATTAACAGGTACGCCTATATGATACAACCATTCTTTTGTGATTTCCTTGCCGGTACAGTCTCTCATGGGCTTTTTAATATAGTCTCCCGGAACATCGGAGAATAATCCGTATACCCAAACTACAACGTCTTTTTCAGGCTGTCCGTAGTACTGCTCCTGACGGTTTATTGTCCAGCTCATAAGCCATGAAGAATCCAATGCGGTAACGATACCGCCTGTTACTGTACGGCCTGTATAAGGTGAGCGTTTTGTAATCTTTTCAATATATTTGGGCACGCTTTCGTCATGGCATGTTACAGTACAGGATTCCCAATTGGATTTTTCAGGCTCTCCGCAGAATTTATCCGGTCTTCCGAATTCATCGCATTGATCGGCGATATTTTTCCAAAGTGTCCAGCATCCGCCAGGTTCTTTATTGAAAGGAGCAGGCGTATTGTCATCGCCGCATCCGGAGCCTTCTGTCATGGAACCATTTGTAATAAATACTAAATCATTTTCCGACAAGTCTATAGAAATATCTTTTCCTTCTTTATCTACTGCAATAATCTTTGTAGCAGCTTTCTTTTCTTGAGAAATTGCAAACTCTACATTGTTTACGGTAACTCCATATCTGAATGTTGCTCCATTTTCCTCCAGATATTTAACCATAGGCATTACGAAGGAAGTGTACTGGTCATGGCGTGAGAACTGCAAAGCTGAAAGGTTAGGCAAACCGCCCACATGATGTATGAAACGGTTCATATAAAGCTTCATTTCAAGTGCGCTGTGCCAGTTTTCAAAGGCAAACATGGTTCTCCAATATGTCCAGAAATCACTGTCAAGAAGCTTGTCGGAGAATATATCTTCTATGGTTTTGTTTTCAAGCTCTTCATCGGATGTTGCTACAAACATGGCAAGTTCTTTTGCAAGTTCCTGGCCTAAATTGAATTTACCGTTGTCATAGCGAACGCCGCGTTCTTTTGTAATACGGCAATTGCTGAAGTTGGGGTCTTCAAGGTTTGTATAATACAGATGATCCAATACAGTCATATTCGGATCCTCTGTTGAAGGTAAAGAGCTGAATAAGTTCCAGAGAACCTCGAAGCACTGGCCCATTTCACGGCCGCCGCGTGCTACATAACCTGCGTTTTGCATAACTGCACCGTCTAAAGAACCTCCTGGAAGGTCAAGCTGCTCTAAAAAAACAATTTTACTGCCGTCCATATGGGCGTCCCGAATCAAAAAGCAGCCTGCTGCCAAGGCACCGATGCCGGTACCGATTAAATAAGCTTTCTTATCTTCGATTCCTTCCGGCTTTCTTGCATGAACCAATGCATGATATGTACCGTTTGTAAGAGTAAGTCTTTCATCATGAGTTTTAATTTTCATTCTTTGCCTCTCTTTCAAGATTTTTACTAACTGAAGTAATGTATAGCAAAATAAATGAATAACAGTAACAAAAACCATATATTTCAAATGGCTAAATATAGAGGTTTTATGTATTTAAGCCATTTATGAAAAACAGGCTTTTGCCACTCCCTTCATATTATTTTGCTTTAATTAGATTTTGAGCGCTCATCCGGCCTCAACAATAGGCAATATCCCATCAATTTTTGTAAACGCCGGCGCTCTTATTTCCTAATTGAGTTTATCATATAACTTTTTCACAACTTTTCATTAGACAAATAAGCCCAAGTGTTCAATTTTCGAACACTTGGGCTTATTTGTCTAATATTTAGACCTTAAAATAATCGAATTCCGCAAGCCGCAAATACTTTAAAAAAATCAGATTGAAATATTGCCCTGTCTTTCCCGCCTGTTTGCTTATTTTAAAGTTTGTTTACTTTAATCATCCATTTTATTTAATAATATTTTAAAAATCAAGTTTTCCGCTCTTTTTTAGAGACAGGGTAATATGACCGTCAAAAAGCTCGCCGATACGTCTGATAATTACATTGGGATCTTCTTTCATTCCTGAGCCTATCCAGTGCAGCACCATTTCAGTAAGAGCGCATTGATAGAAATAGGCTATAAGTTTCTTATCTTTGGTGGAAGCTTGAATCCCTTTGCTTTCGCTTTCTCTTTCAACATAACGGTACATAACATTTCCGGCGACGCTGAAAATATAGTTTTCCAATTCCTCTCTCTGCATGGAATTATATACATGATAAACCGCTCTTCTGTTTACCATTGCAAATTTAGCCGCAACAAGAAATCCTTCCTCCCATGAAAGGGTATCGTTATATTCATCAATGGCAGTTTGAAGCTCCGACTGGAAAATTTCCGATAGAATAGCATATATATCCGGATAATGGTAATAAAAAGTATTTCTGTTAATATCACAGGCTGTAACAATATCTTTTACTGTAATTTTATTCAACGGGCGCTCATTCAGCATTTTAACGCACATATCCCGAATCCTTTTTTTTGTATATAGCCGTGCCAAATTATACCTCCAGAACCCTTTATTTTTATTTGATATTATAACATAAAAGCCAAT
The nucleotide sequence above comes from Lacrimispora sp. BS-2. Encoded proteins:
- a CDS encoding oleate hydratase codes for the protein MKIKTHDERLTLTNGTYHALVHARKPEGIEDKKAYLIGTGIGALAAGCFLIRDAHMDGSKIVFLEQLDLPGGSLDGAVMQNAGYVARGGREMGQCFEVLWNLFSSLPSTEDPNMTVLDHLYYTNLEDPNFSNCRITKERGVRYDNGKFNLGQELAKELAMFVATSDEELENKTIEDIFSDKLLDSDFWTYWRTMFAFENWHSALEMKLYMNRFIHHVGGLPNLSALQFSRHDQYTSFVMPMVKYLEENGATFRYGVTVNNVEFAISQEKKAATKIIAVDKEGKDISIDLSENDLVFITNGSMTEGSGCGDDNTPAPFNKEPGGCWTLWKNIADQCDEFGRPDKFCGEPEKSNWESCTVTCHDESVPKYIEKITKRSPYTGRTVTGGIVTALDSSWLMSWTINRQEQYYGQPEKDVVVWVYGLFSDVPGDYIKKPMRDCTGKEITKEWLYHIGVPVNEIEELANTCTAIPVMMPFITSQFMPRESGDRPYVVPRNAVNFAFLGQFAETLDDPGRDTVFTIEYSGRTAMEAVYVLTGVEKGVPEVFGSRYDIRYLLSAAICLLDGEKPKLNLPPLTKRKIMKQLAGTDIEVMLKEHGVL
- a CDS encoding TetR-like C-terminal domain-containing protein, with product MARLYTKKRIRDMCVKMLNERPLNKITVKDIVTACDINRNTFYYHYPDIYAILSEIFQSELQTAIDEYNDTLSWEEGFLVAAKFAMVNRRAVYHVYNSMQREELENYIFSVAGNVMYRYVERESESKGIQASTKDKKLIAYFYQCALTEMVLHWIGSGMKEDPNVIIRRIGELFDGHITLSLKKSGKLDF